GATTATCTGGCAGTTCGTTTCCTTACCAAAAAAGGCGAGACTCCTATTCTTTGTCTCGTAGGACCTCCGGGAACCGGTAAAACATCTATCGCAAGATCAATTGCAAGAGCGCTGAATAAAAAGTATGTCCGTATTTCTTTAGGTGGAGTGAGAGATGAAGCGGAAATTCGTGGACATAGAAAGACATATGTAGGTGCGATGCCGGGAAGAATTGCCGAGGGAATCCGTCAGGCAGGCGTGAAGAATCCGGTAATGCTTTTAGATGAGGTAGATAAAGTAAGCAGTGATTATAAGGGAGATACCGCATCTGCACTGCTTGAGGTGTTAGATGGAGAACAGAATATAAATTTCAGGGATCATTATCTTGAAGTGCCAATGGATTTAAGTGAGGTATTTTTTATTGCAACTGCGAATGATCTTTCTCCAATCCCAAAACCATTGCTTGATCGTATGGAAATCATTGAACTTTCCAGCTATACAGAGAATGAAAAGTTCCATATCGCAGAGAATTATCTTATAAAGAAGCAGAGAAAGCTGAGCGGTCTTACGAAAAAGCAGGTAAGTATATCCGAGGAAGTTGTCAGAGAAGTCATTCACTCTTATACAAGAGAAGCAGGCGTGCGTAATCTCGAACGTACCATTGGTCAGCTTATGCATAAAGCAGCCCGTAAAATTGTTGAAGGGGAAAAAGAAGTTGATATCAAGAAGAAGTCTTTAAAAGAACTTCTTGGTCCGGCACCATTTGAAGATGAGGATGAGAACCTGAAACCACAGATTGGTGTTGTGAGAGGACTTGCATGGACCAGTGTTGGTGGAGATACGCTTTCCATTGAAGTAAATGTTATGCCGGGAAAAGGAAAGATGGAGCTTACCGGATGTATGGGCGATGTCATGAAAGAGTCTGCACAGATTGGTCTTAGTTATGTCCGCTCTATTGCAGAATCATATGGAATTGATAGCGGCTATTTTGAAAAACATGATATTCATCTGCATATTCCAGAAGGAGCTGTACCAAAAGACGGTCCGTCTGCAGGTATTACAATGGCTCTGGCAATACTTTCTGCAATTACAGAAATTCCTGTTCGCGGAGATATCGCCATGACAGGAGAAATCACCCTTCGAGGTAAAGTACTTCCAATCGGCGGATTAAAAGAAAAACTCTTAGCAGCTAAAACTGTTGGCGTAAAAGAAGTACTTGTCCCTGCAAGAAACAAAAGAAATGTTGCAGAACTTGATGAGGAGATCATAAGCGGCCTGAAAATTACTTATGTAGAAGAAATGAACGAAGTAATTAAACATGCTCTGAAAAAGTAACTACGATGTTTGCATAATTAAGTCATTGATTTCGATCAAAGATAATACCTAAATAATCAATAGGAATGAAAAAATGAGTCAGGGAATCAATACATATTAAAATTTATGATTTAGATTCATTGATATATATTGAACCATGGTTTAAAAGGTTAAATACTTGCCAGAGAAAGGAGGAAAATATATGGTAATCAAAAATGTAAACTTAGAAACGGTATGCGGAATTACAAGTAAGCTTCCTAAAAATACTTTGCCGGAAGTTGCATTTGCAGGCAAATCCAATGTAGGAAAATCCTCACTGATTAATGCGCTTGTAAACAGAAAGTCTCTAGCAAGAACTTCTGGTCAGCCAGGAAAAACGCAGACTATTAACTTCTATAATGTCAATGAAGAAATGTATATCGTAGACCTTCCAGGTTACGGTTATGCTAAAGTATCCAAAGAAGTCGCAGCCAAATGGGGCCCGATGATAGAAAATTATCTTCATACTTCTGAGCAGCTTCGTATGGTATTCTTATTGATTGATCTTCGTCACAAGCCAACCAATAATGATGTACAGATGTACCGCTGGATCTTAAGCAACGGCTTCTCCCCGGTAATTGTAGCAACCAAAGCCGATAAAATCAAAAGAAGCCAGCTTCAAAAACAGTTAAAACTGTTAAAAGACACTTTAAAAGTAATCGAAGGCGTTCCAATCGTACCATTTTCTGCTGTTACAAAAGCAGGAAGAGATGAAATCTGGGAACTAATTGAGGAATATGCATTAACGGAAGAATAAGACGAAAAAAGAAACAATACTATATCCCATCTGCTCTGTAGTCGCTGTATTTAAGATGCTCGTCCGCATCTTAAATACGCTCCGAAGCCGCATCTGGGATATGGTATTGTTTCTTTTTTCTGACTATCTAAATCCACAGTTGATGAGAATGGGGATTTTCCAGAATCCCCTTGTTTTTTGACTGATTTGCAGAATGAGGTTAGACAGCCACTGTAATAGAACTTTTTGCTGAATTGCAAGAGAAATATGGTAAAGAAAAGATAAAACACTTTACGATAATAGATAATATCTTTATGCGAAATGTATTAAAAGGAACAGAGGAGGGAGTAAAACAAATGTGTAAGGAATTAGAAGAAATGCGTCAATTCTTCCGAATTTAGTTTCTTGGGAAACCATAACCTTCTGGAGAATCCCATTTTCACCAACTGTAGATTTAGAATAGCCAGAAAAAATAATACATCCCAAATGCGGCTTGGGAGCGAGTTTAAGATGCGGATGAGCATTTTAAACATAGCGACTATAGAGCAGATGGGATGTATTATTTTTTTCTTTTTTCGTCTCTTACCAAATCTACGAATCAGAGTTTGTCAGCAGCAACATTTCCATTAACTTCCCGTAGACAGCATCGCTTTTCTTCTCCCAGCTATCGCAGATTGCGATGGCCTGTTCTTTGGAGACGACGTTGATGCTTAGTTCTAAGAGCAGGGAACCTTTTTCTTTAATCTGTGTTTTTACCATATATTCTCCCCGTTTCTTTTTGAGGGGGTAATAGTCGGCAGTGATATCCACTTCTTTTCGGAGCTGGTATTTTTTTTCGGCAAAATAATCAAGAATATCCTTTTTGATCGGTTCAGAAATCTGGGTGTGGAACATTGAAAGTGCTTCTTTTCCGGATTCCATGAGATGATAGTTTGTTGTGTTGCGGATAGTTTCTGTACGTACAAATTCAGATTCTACCAATTCGCTGATTGCCTGTTGTAAATGAAAATAGGATGTATATCCATGATTTACAAAAAATTCGCTTAGCTGGGAATTGGTCAGTGGAAAATCCAGATTATCCAACATAAACAGTATCATTAATTTATATAATGTTAAAGATTCTTCTGACATAGGCTTCCTCCCTGCATAAAGTTTCGTTGTTTCATTTCTTTATGAATCGTATTTAATACAAGACGTTTGTGTCCGATCCATTTTGGAGTGATCAGGAGATCTTTTGGGCCGTCACCGGTAATTCGTTCCACAACGATATCTTTTCGAAGCCAGCTAAGACAGCCGATCAGGTGATCAATATATTCCTCCATTGTGAGGATATGAAATGGATGTTGTTTATAATATTCAGCCAAAATCGTGTTTTTTAATACATAGAGCATGGAAATCTTAATGCCGTTTATTGGAAGAGAATTCAGATAACGTATCGTTTCGATTTCCATATCTGCTGTTTCACCGGGAAGACCGAGAATGATGTGAGCGGTGACCCGGATTCCTGCATTTGAAAGAGCATGACAGG
This Anaerobutyricum hallii DNA region includes the following protein-coding sequences:
- the lon gene encoding endopeptidase La; translated protein: MKKQILPLLALRGKMVYPNTSVYFEVSRPKSMAALEQAVNHEQQIFLVNQIDPSIDKPDQEDLYTVGTIAKILQMVKAGQGVLRVFVEGQTRARISSYTEVDGCVKVEVEELPYTGYPETPVEEEAFFRMLEEGAEEFSEKNPGFFAPQLQKAIDERDLRSLVSELASQLPFELGKKQQILEESDIKQQIQSLLAILTEEVEISIIRNELAEKVKKNVDKNQKDYLLREQQKVIREELGEEDIVSEADEYLEKCEKLKASKEVKDKIKKEIKRYKKMPPIAAESTMTKNYIETMLEMPWNKVSRDSKSLEKAMKILEEDHYGLKKVKERILDYLAVRFLTKKGETPILCLVGPPGTGKTSIARSIARALNKKYVRISLGGVRDEAEIRGHRKTYVGAMPGRIAEGIRQAGVKNPVMLLDEVDKVSSDYKGDTASALLEVLDGEQNINFRDHYLEVPMDLSEVFFIATANDLSPIPKPLLDRMEIIELSSYTENEKFHIAENYLIKKQRKLSGLTKKQVSISEEVVREVIHSYTREAGVRNLERTIGQLMHKAARKIVEGEKEVDIKKKSLKELLGPAPFEDEDENLKPQIGVVRGLAWTSVGGDTLSIEVNVMPGKGKMELTGCMGDVMKESAQIGLSYVRSIAESYGIDSGYFEKHDIHLHIPEGAVPKDGPSAGITMALAILSAITEIPVRGDIAMTGEITLRGKVLPIGGLKEKLLAAKTVGVKEVLVPARNKRNVAELDEEIISGLKITYVEEMNEVIKHALKK
- the yihA gene encoding ribosome biogenesis GTP-binding protein YihA/YsxC; its protein translation is MVIKNVNLETVCGITSKLPKNTLPEVAFAGKSNVGKSSLINALVNRKSLARTSGQPGKTQTINFYNVNEEMYIVDLPGYGYAKVSKEVAAKWGPMIENYLHTSEQLRMVFLLIDLRHKPTNNDVQMYRWILSNGFSPVIVATKADKIKRSQLQKQLKLLKDTLKVIEGVPIVPFSAVTKAGRDEIWELIEEYALTEE
- a CDS encoding DUF4364 family protein; protein product: MSEESLTLYKLMILFMLDNLDFPLTNSQLSEFFVNHGYTSYFHLQQAISELVESEFVRTETIRNTTNYHLMESGKEALSMFHTQISEPIKKDILDYFAEKKYQLRKEVDITADYYPLKKKRGEYMVKTQIKEKGSLLLELSINVVSKEQAIAICDSWEKKSDAVYGKLMEMLLLTNSDS